Proteins encoded by one window of Sulfurospirillum barnesii SES-3:
- the sdhA gene encoding 8-methylmenaquinol:fumarate reductase flavoprotein subunit, whose amino-acid sequence MSEQFTRREFLQSACITMGALAASTTGVEKAFAASSPSTNTSGIPTCDVLIIGSGAAGLRAAVAARKKNPKLSVVVVSKVMPTRSATSMAEGGINGVIDFSEGDSFELHAKDTVKGGDYLVDQDSALKFATYASEAIHELDYIGMPFSRNAKGQVDRRYAGGASKIRCNFAKDKTGQILTHTCLDDALKNGVKFLMEHQMLELSIENGNCEGVVLRNIRTGDIAPVRAKSVVLATGGYTRVFWNRTSTPYIATGDGAAAVLRAGLAFKDPEMLQFHPTGVCHGGALITEAARGEGGILLNNQGERLMKRYVPNKMELAPRDIVSRSIETEIREGRGFGHDMEAYVLLDVTHLGEEKIMRNLPQIRHVGLLFENIDLVKQPIPIRPTAHYSMGGIHVTSIDTMATTAPGLFAAGEASCVSIHGANRLGGNSLCDTNVTGKIAGINAAEYASKADFGSGKRLKDLTLKWISHFKEITGSGKGNVNDMYALREEMGAANWYNMGIFRTESKLLALADKHAEFQARYEALRIPNANPIFNTAYTEYIELGNLLLASRAALMGATARKESRGSHYREDYLKRDDANFLKHTMVTMDESGKMHLAWKDVVVGQFKIEERKY is encoded by the coding sequence ATGAGTGAGCAGTTTACCAGAAGGGAATTTCTGCAGTCAGCCTGTATTACCATGGGTGCTTTGGCTGCAAGTACAACGGGCGTTGAAAAAGCATTTGCGGCTTCTTCACCTTCAACCAATACATCAGGTATTCCAACCTGTGATGTATTAATTATTGGCTCAGGGGCTGCGGGTCTTCGAGCTGCGGTTGCCGCACGAAAGAAAAATCCAAAGCTAAGTGTTGTGGTCGTGAGCAAGGTGATGCCTACACGAAGTGCAACCAGTATGGCAGAGGGTGGTATTAACGGGGTCATTGATTTTAGTGAGGGTGATTCATTTGAATTGCACGCTAAAGATACGGTTAAAGGAGGAGATTATCTAGTTGATCAAGATAGCGCTCTTAAATTTGCAACGTATGCCAGTGAAGCAATTCATGAACTGGATTATATAGGTATGCCATTTTCTCGAAATGCAAAAGGTCAAGTGGATAGACGTTATGCAGGCGGTGCTTCTAAAATTCGCTGTAATTTCGCCAAAGATAAAACAGGACAGATTTTAACACACACCTGTTTGGACGATGCACTTAAAAACGGGGTTAAGTTTTTGATGGAACATCAGATGCTCGAGTTAAGTATCGAGAATGGAAATTGTGAGGGTGTGGTGCTTCGCAATATTAGAACAGGTGATATTGCTCCTGTGCGTGCCAAATCGGTCGTTTTAGCCACAGGCGGGTATACCCGTGTGTTTTGGAATCGTACCTCAACACCGTATATCGCAACAGGCGATGGTGCAGCAGCAGTCTTGCGTGCAGGTTTAGCGTTTAAAGACCCTGAGATGCTTCAATTCCACCCAACAGGTGTTTGCCATGGTGGAGCACTTATTACCGAAGCCGCACGTGGCGAGGGTGGCATCTTGCTCAACAATCAAGGTGAGCGTTTGATGAAACGTTATGTGCCTAACAAAATGGAACTAGCTCCTCGTGACATTGTCTCCCGCTCCATTGAAACAGAGATTCGTGAAGGACGTGGTTTTGGGCATGACATGGAAGCGTATGTTCTTCTTGATGTAACGCATCTTGGCGAAGAAAAAATCATGAGAAACTTACCACAAATTCGCCATGTCGGGCTCTTGTTTGAAAATATAGACCTTGTGAAACAGCCTATTCCTATCCGTCCAACGGCACACTACTCTATGGGTGGTATTCACGTTACCAGCATTGATACGATGGCAACAACAGCGCCTGGTCTTTTTGCCGCAGGTGAAGCCTCATGTGTTTCTATTCATGGTGCAAATCGTTTGGGTGGTAACTCACTGTGCGATACCAATGTCACAGGAAAAATTGCAGGTATTAATGCCGCAGAGTACGCAAGTAAAGCAGATTTTGGGTCTGGAAAACGCCTCAAAGATTTAACATTAAAATGGATTAGCCATTTTAAAGAGATTACAGGTTCAGGCAAAGGCAATGTGAACGACATGTATGCGCTTCGTGAAGAGATGGGCGCTGCCAACTGGTATAACATGGGTATCTTTAGAACCGAGTCTAAATTGCTTGCACTTGCGGATAAACATGCTGAATTTCAAGCACGTTATGAAGCGCTTCGTATCCCCAATGCCAACCCAATTTTCAACACAGCCTATACAGAGTATATCGAGCTTGGTAACTTGTTGCTTGCCTCTCGTGCTGCACTGATGGGTGCGACAGCGCGCAAGGAATCACGTGGGTCTCATTACCGTGAGGATTACTTAAAACGTGATGATGCCAATTTCTTAAAACACACGATGGTCACAATGGATGAGAGCGGTAAAATGCACTTAGCTTGGAAAGATGTTGTGGTGGGTCAGTTTAAAATTGAAGAGAGGAAATACTAA
- a CDS encoding LysR family transcriptional regulator, whose translation MSLKQIECVVMVAKLKSFTKAAHKLKMAQPSLSQSINTVEKQLGVPLFDRTTTPISLTHAGEVYLTKANAIIELYNDLNIQMRDVTGFENGKLRLGFSQTGYHFIPNALSLFYKKFPNADIKVSQVFSTLKLEKMLLDGDIDIATLILPLSSTELNYKILKEEQALLALPITHPLAQKAKKRAKGYPLIALSDLKNEKFILPKESQRSRPIYDKIFKKAGFEPHIMCETETFDIANSIVVSGIGACFTLPQFIKEDKADKLMLFNIDEPLLQRTAVLAYRKDKRLSRIANEFLSMAKSL comes from the coding sequence ATGAGTTTAAAGCAGATAGAATGTGTGGTCATGGTTGCAAAATTAAAAAGCTTTACCAAGGCGGCACATAAACTTAAAATGGCACAACCTTCTCTAAGCCAAAGCATTAATACCGTAGAAAAGCAGTTGGGTGTTCCCCTCTTTGATCGCACCACAACACCCATCAGTTTAACCCATGCTGGAGAAGTTTACCTGACAAAAGCCAATGCCATCATAGAACTTTACAATGATTTAAACATACAAATGCGGGATGTCACAGGCTTTGAAAATGGAAAATTACGGCTGGGATTTTCACAGACAGGGTATCATTTTATTCCCAATGCTCTCTCTTTGTTTTATAAAAAATTTCCCAATGCGGACATTAAAGTCTCTCAAGTCTTTTCCACACTCAAACTTGAAAAAATGCTCCTTGATGGAGACATTGACATTGCAACCCTTATTTTGCCTCTGAGTTCCACGGAGTTAAATTATAAAATCTTGAAGGAAGAGCAAGCACTTTTGGCATTGCCTATCACGCATCCTCTGGCGCAAAAAGCCAAAAAAAGAGCCAAAGGTTACCCACTGATTGCTCTGAGTGACCTCAAAAATGAGAAATTTATTTTGCCTAAAGAGAGCCAGCGAAGCAGACCTATTTACGATAAAATCTTTAAAAAAGCAGGTTTTGAGCCACACATTATGTGTGAAACAGAGACGTTTGATATTGCCAATTCCATTGTCGTTTCAGGCATTGGTGCGTGTTTTACCTTGCCTCAATTTATCAAAGAAGATAAAGCCGATAAACTCATGCTCTTTAACATTGATGAGCCACTACTTCAAAGAACAGCCGTCTTGGCCTATCGAAAAGATAAACGTCTCTCACGCATTGCAAATGAATTTTTATCCATGGCAAAAAGTCTCTAA